A stretch of Cupriavidus necator DNA encodes these proteins:
- a CDS encoding type VI secretion system Vgr family protein has translation MGIRDNLPFPARTVTVSGPALPDILGQSPFTFVRLEGKEGVCGLFEYDIELKTPDKAYNFHGPEGNFDLREMSGRELTVHIELDGMGTGLAGRIGAGTREISGIVDRARYLRAEGRHFVYGLTLRPWLWIASQNRNSRVFENRTDIEIIEEVLSAYSFPVERRLDVAKYPRRVYRTQCDESDYTFIARLMQHWGISWFFEHSDGKHRLVLVDHVGGYFSMPSEAYQALEIHPPGARVDQEHLDAFSVVDAVVAGKYTTNAYSFTQPRGNLSASSSDPRDTGLNTGALHQEVYDFPSEHAQPATDNRPWDEGDMIARIRMEEIRSRGLRCFGAGNLRAVVPGCTMHVKGHPQHAANREYVVLNTSLRLEDVAEASGEGQRWHCRVEFECHPTHEVFRPALSIPWPVVTGPQSATVVGPEGHIVWPDRFGRVRVQFPWDRFNRMSCWVRVATPWAGSQYGQVSIPRIGSEVLVMFLDGGDPDKPIVMGAVPNSLNMPPWQLPHQHALTGIRSREHDGSSSGHLVFDDTKGQIQSQLSSDYQRSQLSLGYLSRIEDNRGRQDHRGNGFELRTDGHGAVRGGDGLLISTEPRPDARAHHKDMGETVDRLQQAQHAHDTMGQLAQHHHAQDEEQQDVAKALKAQDEEIRGSGEVNGELTAPHLVLASAAGLAATTAKSTQLHSGEHLAVTTGKHASIVSSGGIFASAARRIALFAHSLGIRLVAATDHIALEAQDGDIKGTAKRNIHFRALGDIVFEADQGILFKVGQTYMRVTPSQIVEGMGGVRQIHATDFSVDGPDGMNPSALALPQSDFDQEVYLHLPDGSPARNWKFRLTQSDGNVIEGLTGPDGLTKFQQSQGAENIMIQILESASGH, from the coding sequence ATGGGTATTCGCGACAACCTGCCTTTTCCCGCCCGCACCGTCACGGTCTCCGGCCCCGCATTGCCGGATATTCTCGGGCAATCCCCCTTCACCTTCGTGCGCCTGGAGGGCAAGGAAGGCGTCTGCGGCCTGTTCGAATACGACATCGAACTGAAGACGCCGGACAAGGCCTACAACTTCCACGGCCCGGAAGGCAACTTCGACTTGCGCGAGATGAGCGGGCGCGAGCTGACCGTGCATATCGAACTCGACGGCATGGGTACGGGGTTGGCGGGACGCATTGGCGCAGGCACTCGCGAGATCAGCGGCATTGTCGATCGTGCCCGCTACCTGCGCGCCGAAGGGCGGCACTTCGTCTACGGACTGACGCTGCGCCCCTGGCTGTGGATCGCCTCGCAGAACCGGAACAGCCGCGTCTTCGAGAACCGCACCGACATCGAGATCATCGAAGAGGTCCTGTCTGCGTACTCCTTTCCGGTTGAGCGCAGGCTCGACGTGGCGAAATACCCCAGGCGGGTCTACCGCACCCAGTGCGACGAGAGCGACTACACCTTCATCGCCCGCCTCATGCAGCACTGGGGAATATCGTGGTTCTTCGAACATTCTGACGGCAAGCACCGCCTGGTTCTGGTCGATCACGTCGGTGGCTATTTCAGCATGCCGAGCGAGGCGTACCAGGCGCTGGAAATCCATCCGCCTGGCGCCCGGGTCGATCAGGAACACCTCGATGCCTTCTCGGTTGTCGATGCCGTGGTCGCAGGCAAGTACACGACCAATGCCTACAGCTTCACCCAGCCACGCGGCAACCTGAGCGCCAGCAGTTCGGACCCGCGGGACACGGGCCTGAACACTGGCGCGCTGCATCAGGAGGTGTACGACTTCCCCAGCGAGCACGCCCAGCCCGCCACGGACAACCGCCCGTGGGACGAAGGCGACATGATCGCCCGCATCCGCATGGAGGAGATCCGTTCGCGCGGCCTGCGCTGCTTTGGCGCCGGCAACCTGCGTGCCGTGGTGCCCGGCTGCACCATGCACGTCAAGGGACACCCCCAGCACGCCGCCAACCGCGAATACGTGGTGCTCAACACCAGCCTCAGGCTGGAAGACGTGGCCGAAGCCTCTGGTGAAGGCCAGCGGTGGCACTGCCGGGTGGAATTCGAGTGTCACCCCACCCATGAGGTCTTCCGTCCGGCACTGAGCATCCCGTGGCCAGTGGTCACTGGCCCGCAAAGCGCGACGGTAGTTGGCCCCGAAGGCCATATCGTATGGCCCGACCGCTTCGGGCGCGTGCGCGTGCAGTTTCCGTGGGACCGCTTCAACAGGATGTCCTGCTGGGTACGCGTGGCGACGCCATGGGCGGGTTCGCAGTACGGCCAGGTCAGCATCCCGCGCATCGGCAGCGAAGTGCTGGTGATGTTCCTGGACGGCGGTGATCCGGACAAGCCCATCGTGATGGGCGCGGTGCCGAACAGCCTCAACATGCCGCCGTGGCAGCTACCGCATCAGCATGCGCTGACCGGCATTCGCAGCCGTGAGCATGACGGCTCCAGCAGCGGTCATCTGGTGTTCGACGATACCAAGGGGCAAATCCAGTCCCAGCTGTCCTCGGACTACCAGCGCTCGCAACTGAGCCTGGGCTACCTGAGCCGCATCGAGGACAACCGGGGTCGCCAGGATCATCGGGGCAACGGCTTCGAATTGCGCACCGATGGGCACGGTGCCGTGCGCGGCGGCGATGGCCTGCTGATCAGCACCGAGCCCCGACCCGATGCCAGGGCGCACCATAAGGACATGGGCGAGACGGTTGACCGGCTGCAGCAGGCCCAGCATGCCCACGACACCATGGGCCAGCTCGCGCAGCACCATCACGCGCAGGATGAGGAACAGCAGGACGTCGCCAAGGCGCTCAAGGCCCAAGATGAAGAAATCCGCGGTTCGGGCGAGGTCAATGGCGAGTTGACCGCGCCTCATCTCGTCCTTGCGTCGGCAGCAGGATTGGCCGCGACGACCGCCAAATCCACCCAATTGCACAGCGGCGAGCATCTGGCTGTCACGACTGGCAAGCATGCATCCATCGTCAGCAGCGGCGGCATCTTTGCCAGCGCGGCGCGACGGATTGCGCTGTTCGCGCACAGCCTCGGCATACGGCTGGTGGCCGCCACGGACCACATTGCGCTCGAAGCGCAGGATGGCGACATCAAGGGCACCGCCAAACGCAACATTCATTTCCGCGCGCTTGGCGACATCGTTTTCGAGGCCGACCAGGGCATTCTGTTCAAGGTCGGGCAGACCTATATGCGCGTGACTCCCTCGCAGATCGTCGAGGGCATGGGCGGGGTAAGGCAGATTCACGCGACCGATTTCAGTGTCGATGGCCCGGATGGCATGAACCCCAGCGCCCTGGCGCTACCACAGAGCGATTTCGATCAGGAGGTGTACTTGCATCTGCCCGACGGCTCGCCCGCCAGGAACTGGAAATTCCGGCTGACGCAATCCGACGGCAACGTGATCGAGGGCCTCACCGGCCCCGATGGGCTGACCAAGTTCCAGCAAAGCCAGGGCGCTGAAAACATCATGATTCAGATTCTGGAGTCCGCAAGTGGCCACTGA
- a CDS encoding esterase/lipase family protein — MATDRIHLKTGEEIGGHAGAVVALTPSTDTRRASLPVPPDKVIPVIFLPGIMGSHLRMSRKRQEDLKRDDNIAWRPDDTGDTLARRNDSPGRRQMNFDPDETEVDRYEITEDAGKFDMTGEETVNSDKRHANVPDGLPDIGLLMSAPLPPAAEQWKAKRGKHEATAAQKARWRGWSEVMFETYGEVIKLMEAHLNDMLVAGELSPAWKKGKKVEVLGVNPAYWGGAGDALTEADVLRVANCWYPVYAMGYNWLESNGTSAKKLARRIDEIIGMYKANGRQCKKVIVVTHSMGGLVARALLHPDYGNAQDKILGVYHSVQPALGAGAAYKRVRTGSDVQDNLVGNIARNVMGRTGKEVTAVFANASGPLELLPTASYPRGWLRLQTGDYRQAMALPIASDAPLKAYLSDLDLHQKLGVDKPAPPMAVGDPVYDIYTRNPKCWWRLLNPDWINPANKPYVDMDADTAAKWKIAEAQKFHKKIKDLYHPTTYASYGEDSSQKCYGSVTWRADTADLAPHGDPLTWTIESEDAEGRIVVRTRGNQTLTLRLEPPTDAGDQTVPAKASAEAVRGTLFRQTGYEHQGSYQNDQVLASALYSIIKIANTAPWWGI; from the coding sequence GTGGCCACTGATCGCATCCATCTGAAAACCGGCGAAGAGATCGGCGGACACGCCGGAGCCGTCGTTGCACTCACACCTTCGACCGACACGCGCCGCGCCAGTCTGCCGGTGCCGCCTGACAAGGTGATTCCGGTCATCTTCCTGCCGGGCATCATGGGGAGCCACCTTCGCATGAGCCGGAAGCGGCAGGAAGATCTCAAGCGCGACGACAACATTGCCTGGCGGCCGGATGACACTGGGGACACGCTTGCCCGCCGCAACGACTCTCCGGGTCGCCGGCAAATGAACTTCGATCCCGATGAAACCGAAGTGGACCGTTACGAGATCACCGAGGACGCCGGAAAGTTCGACATGACCGGCGAGGAAACGGTCAATTCCGACAAGCGGCACGCCAACGTCCCCGATGGGCTGCCCGACATCGGCTTGCTGATGAGCGCGCCGTTGCCGCCTGCCGCCGAGCAGTGGAAGGCCAAGCGTGGCAAGCACGAGGCCACCGCCGCGCAGAAGGCCCGCTGGCGCGGCTGGAGCGAAGTCATGTTCGAGACCTACGGCGAGGTGATCAAGCTGATGGAGGCTCACCTGAACGACATGCTGGTGGCCGGGGAGCTCTCGCCGGCCTGGAAGAAGGGCAAGAAGGTGGAAGTGCTGGGCGTCAACCCCGCCTATTGGGGCGGCGCCGGCGATGCGCTGACCGAGGCCGATGTCCTGCGCGTGGCGAACTGCTGGTATCCGGTCTACGCGATGGGCTACAACTGGCTGGAAAGCAATGGCACGTCCGCAAAGAAGCTGGCCAGGCGCATCGACGAAATCATCGGGATGTACAAGGCCAACGGGCGGCAGTGCAAAAAGGTGATCGTCGTCACGCACTCGATGGGTGGCCTGGTGGCCCGCGCCCTGCTGCATCCGGACTACGGCAACGCGCAGGACAAGATTCTCGGCGTCTACCATAGCGTCCAGCCTGCGCTCGGCGCCGGGGCGGCCTACAAGCGCGTGCGCACAGGGTCCGACGTGCAGGACAATCTGGTTGGGAACATTGCCCGCAATGTCATGGGCAGAACAGGCAAGGAAGTGACGGCGGTATTTGCCAATGCCTCGGGGCCGCTGGAGCTGCTGCCGACCGCCTCCTATCCGCGAGGATGGTTGCGTCTGCAGACCGGCGACTACCGACAGGCCATGGCGCTGCCGATTGCATCGGATGCACCGCTGAAGGCGTATCTGAGCGATCTGGACTTGCATCAGAAGCTGGGCGTGGACAAGCCGGCGCCGCCGATGGCGGTGGGCGATCCGGTCTACGACATCTACACGCGCAATCCGAAGTGCTGGTGGCGGCTGCTGAATCCGGATTGGATCAATCCGGCTAACAAGCCTTACGTCGATATGGATGCAGATACGGCCGCTAAGTGGAAAATCGCCGAAGCGCAGAAATTCCACAAGAAGATCAAGGACCTGTATCACCCCACGACCTATGCGAGCTACGGCGAGGACAGTTCGCAGAAATGCTACGGCAGCGTGACTTGGCGGGCGGACACTGCCGATCTGGCACCGCATGGCGACCCACTCACGTGGACCATCGAGAGCGAGGATGCCGAGGGCCGCATCGTGGTGCGCACCAGAGGCAATCAGACGCTCACCCTGCGCCTGGAGCCGCCGACAGATGCCGGGGACCAGACGGTGCCTGCCAAGGCGTCCGCCGAAGCCGTGCGCGGTACGCTATTCCGGCAAACCGGCTACGAGCATCAGGGCAGCTATCAGAATGACCAGGTGCTGGCGAGCGCGCTGTATTCGATCATCAAGATTGCCAACACTGCGCCATGGTGGGGCATATGA